From Drosophila nasuta strain 15112-1781.00 chromosome X, ASM2355853v1, whole genome shotgun sequence, one genomic window encodes:
- the LOC132796493 gene encoding uncharacterized protein LOC132796493 isoform X2, with protein sequence MYCIIRLLSLLLLVAFAAGQEEQRDKRATVTIDFGLLLRNLLQKSAQLSSAKVNITRTLANAATTRRPMMMPTTTTTTTTTTTTTPPPPPPPPRPWPRPYYGHGPGWWPRPGYDLGYSPYDYDYGPAPPPRPSRVRPPPRPVSHYDYFDYDVDSGPAGPPPTTAAPPPPPPPPPPPRRRPRPQSPPPPQPQAPPPQRRPRPGSQLGDHLIYQYLL encoded by the exons ATGTATTGCATCATCCgattgctgtcgctgctgcttctggtTGCCTTTGCAGCTGGGCAAGAAGAGCAACGCGATAAACGCGCCACGGTGACCATTGACTTTGGTCTCCTGTTGCGCAATCTGCTGCAGAAGAGCGCTCAATTGTCCAGCGCCAAGGTGAACATTACACGCACCTTGGCCAATGCGGCGACCACGCGACGTCCGATGATGATGcccacaacgacgacgacgacgacgacaacgacaacaacgacgccGCCTCCTCCGCCACCTCCGCCGCGTCCCTGGCCACGACCCTATTACGGTCACGGTCCAGGGTGGTGGCCACGTCCTGGCTACGACCTTGGCTACTCCCcctacgactacgactacggTCCAGCCCCGCCGCCACGTCCCTCGCGCGTCCGTCCGCCGCCGCGTCCCGTGAGTCACTATGACTACTTTGACTACGACGTGGACTCGGGGCCAGCTGGACCACCACCGACTACTGCAGCGCCACCGCctccaccaccgccgccgccgccacctcgtcgtcgtcctcgtcCGCAGTCGCCACCGCCTCCGCAGCCCCAAGCACCACCTCCGCAGCGTCGTCCTCGACCGGGATCGCAGCTGGGTGACCATCTGATCTATCA ATACCTTCTCTAA
- the LOC132796037 gene encoding probable cationic amino acid transporter produces the protein MKPSDLLLVLEKVKFRVPLPPGVSSTTLLPKLIRTKDVKQLQDGNAQPTKPKLTKCLNTLDLTSLGIGSCCGTGMYLVAGMVAQRMAGPGVIISFIIAAIASIFSGACYAEFGVRVPHTSGSAYMYSYVAVGEFVAFIIGWNMILEYLIGTSACACALSSSFDSLTGNAIANAMSESIGTIFGKPPDFIAFGITLIMTCVLAMGASKSVIFNHTLNAINLATWVFVMAAGFFYVDTKTWSEHQGFLPYGWSGVFSGAATCFYAFIGFDIIATTGEEAHNPQKSIPKAIVGSLIVVLIAYVTVSLVLTLVVPYDHINVGAALVQMWSYVNAPKCRAVVAIGATAGLSVAMFGSMFPMPRVIYAMAQDGLIFRQLSHLWQRTNVPGLATIGSGLAAALVALTVRLDILVEMMSIGTLLAYTLVSTCVLVLRYQPHSTSLVELLPAQLRTPLAPGTATSDPHSRPSEVLEPNKLTIKRVTRGMSDSDDSFIDDSPEGYLGGRDDQFLVSDRSENKFYGSVHGAPTGPTGQATAFDTMGLNFITRKIHSYAYLCPGFFPWINPGQATSESGMYVTKLVGIMFGLIFFLDLFAAIGWSGGLAVFIYIILFIGIFVILLIISRQPQNRYALAFLTPGLPFIPAIAITVNIYLIFKLSILTLIRFTVWMSIGFIMYFYYGITHSSLEQTSDELELHVDKDYSKNVDEKAVWDQQSYNQTHEPVWASKEVKQPTKQRYSYSKTTTSTAGSRNATATAGAGNKSGKSSEGDARATPPAGAAGRGTTASNSSGRTLEHQYTGQFSMFVDEGQFPTWDD, from the exons ATGAAGCCATCGGatttgctgttggtgttggaAAAG GTCAAGTTCAGGGTGCCATTGCCACCGGGTGTCAGCTCCACAACGCTCTTGCCGAAGCTCATACGCACCAAGGATGTGAAGCAGCTGCAGGATGGCAACGCACAGCCCACAAAGCCCAAGCTAACG AAATGTCTCAATACCCTCGATCTAACCTCACTGGGCATCGGCTCCTGCTGCGGCACCGGCATGTATCTCGTTGCCGGCATGGTGGCTCAAAGGATGGCTGGACCTGGTGTgattattagttttattataGCGGCGATCGCGAGTATATTCTCAG GCGCTTGCTATGCGGAATTTGGCGTTCGTGTGCCACACACATCCGGCTCGGCCTATATGTATTCATATGTGGCAGTTGGAGAATTTGTAGCTTTTATAATTGGTTGGAACATGATATTGGAATATCTAATAG GAACAAGTGCCTGTGCCTGTGCGTTAAGTTCAAGTTTTGATTCGTTGACTGGCAATGCGATTGCGAACGCGATGAGCGAGTCAATTGGCACGATATTCG GCAAACCACCTGATTTTATTGCCTTTGGCATAACGCTCATCATGACCTGCGTATTGGCGATGGGCGCCAGCAAATCAGTTATTTTTAATCACACTCTAAATGCCATCAACCTGGCGACGTGGGTGTTTGTTATGGCCGCTGGTTTCTTCTATGTCGACACTAAAACGTGGTCGGAGCATCAAGGATTTCTGCCCTACGGTTGGAGTGGT GTCTTCTCGGGCGCTGCCACATGTTTCTATGCATTTATTGGTTTCGATATTATCGCAACCACCGGCGAGGAGGCGCACAATCCACAGAAGAGCATACCGAAGGCCATTGTTGGCTCCCtcattgttgttcttattgccTATGTCACCGTTAGTCTAGTCCTTACTTTAGTCG TGCCGTATGATCATATTAATGTGGGCGCAGCCCTTGTGCAGATGTGGTCCTATGTGAACGCGCCCAAGTGCCGAGCTGTGGTCGCGATTGGAGCCACAGCTGGACTCTCGGTGGCCATGTTCGGCTCGATGTTCCCCATGCCCCGTGTCATCTATGCGATGGCCCAGGATGGCTTGATCTTCAG ACAACTTTCGCATCTGTGGCAACGCACAAATGTCCCAGGGCTGGCAACAATTGGCAGCGGTTTGGCTGCAGCTCTGGTCGCGCTCACTGTGCGGCTGGACATTCTCGTCGAGATGATGTCGATTGGCACATTGCTTGCCTACACGCTTGTGTCCACCTGTGTGCTCGTCCTACGCTATCAGCCGCACAGCACTTCGCTGGTGGAGCTGCTCCCGGCACAGCTGCGAACTCCGCTGGCACCGGGGACCGCGACCAGTGATCCGCATTCGCGACCCTCGGAGGTGCTGGAGCCGAACAAGTTGACGATTAAGCGGGTGACGCGTGGCATGTCCGATTCGGATGATTCGTTCATTGATGACAGTCCGGAGGGTTACCTAGGGGGACGGGACGATCAGTTTCTGGTGTCGGATCGCTCGGAGAATAAGTTCTATGGCAGTGTGCATGGGGCACCCACTGGACCGACTGGACAGGCGACGGCCTTTGATACGATGGGATTGAATTTTATCACACGAAAGATCCATAGCTATGCGTACCTGTGTCCTGGCTTCTTTCCCTGGATCAATCCCGGTCAGGCGACTTCTGAAAGTG GCATGTATGTCACGAAACTAGTTGGAATCATGTTCGGTCTCATATTCTTCTTGGATTTGTTCGCTGCCATCGGCTGGTCCGGCGGGCTCGCCGTATTCATttacatcattttatttatcggCATATTTGTGATATTATTGATTATATCGAGACAACCACAGAATAG ATATGCACTCGCGTTTCTTACGCCAGGACTTCCATTTATTCCGGCTATTGCAATAACtgttaacatttatttaatatttaagctaAGCATACTGACCCTAATTAGGTTCACCGTCTGGATGTCCATCGGCTTCATCATGTACTTCTACTACGGCATCACGCACAGCAGTCTCGAGCAGACCAGCGATGAACTCGAGCTTCATGTCGACAAGGATTAT AGCAAAAACGTTGATGAGAAGGCCGTTTGGGATCAGCAATCGTATAATCAGACGCATGAACCGGTCTGGGCCAGCAAGGAGGTCAAGCAGCCAACAA AGCAACGCTATAGCTATTCAAAGACAACAACATCGACGGCCGGATCAAGGAATGCAACCGCAACTGCAGGTGCTGGGAACAAGTCCGGTAAGTCATCGGAAGGTGATGCGAGAGCAACGCCACCAGCTGGAGCAGCTGGTCGTGGCACGACAGCCAGCAATTCATCCGGTCGCACACTGGAGCATCAGTATACCGGACAGTTTAGCATGTTTGTCGACGAGGGACAGTTCCCTACGTGGGATGACTAA
- the LOC132796493 gene encoding WASH complex subunit 3-like isoform X1, which translates to MYCIIRLLSLLLLVAFAAGQEEQRDKRATVTIDFGLLLRNLLQKSAQLSSAKVNITRTLANAATTRRPMMMPTTTTTTTTTTTTTPPPPPPPPRPWPRPYYGHGPGWWPRPGYDLGYSPYDYDYGPAPPPRPSRVRPPPRPVSHYDYFDYDVDSGPAGPPPTTAAPPPPPPPPPPPRRRPRPQSPPPPQPQAPPPQRRPRPGSQLGDHLIYQYAQSTDTFSKPRFFADEVAAAAAAVGEDEAPAGDGNENADDNPTDNNDVNDAPDGADTDSDSDSDTDQQQPPNKFLVNYPGEDYFVQRQPLGLANPGLGYSPFNSFPSASGSAIPSSASPGAPSSYF; encoded by the exons ATGTATTGCATCATCCgattgctgtcgctgctgcttctggtTGCCTTTGCAGCTGGGCAAGAAGAGCAACGCGATAAACGCGCCACGGTGACCATTGACTTTGGTCTCCTGTTGCGCAATCTGCTGCAGAAGAGCGCTCAATTGTCCAGCGCCAAGGTGAACATTACACGCACCTTGGCCAATGCGGCGACCACGCGACGTCCGATGATGATGcccacaacgacgacgacgacgacgacaacgacaacaacgacgccGCCTCCTCCGCCACCTCCGCCGCGTCCCTGGCCACGACCCTATTACGGTCACGGTCCAGGGTGGTGGCCACGTCCTGGCTACGACCTTGGCTACTCCCcctacgactacgactacggTCCAGCCCCGCCGCCACGTCCCTCGCGCGTCCGTCCGCCGCCGCGTCCCGTGAGTCACTATGACTACTTTGACTACGACGTGGACTCGGGGCCAGCTGGACCACCACCGACTACTGCAGCGCCACCGCctccaccaccgccgccgccgccacctcgtcgtcgtcctcgtcCGCAGTCGCCACCGCCTCCGCAGCCCCAAGCACCACCTCCGCAGCGTCGTCCTCGACCGGGATCGCAGCTGGGTGACCATCTGATCTATCAGTACGCACAATCGACTG ATACCTTCTCTAAGCCCCGCTTCTTTGCGGACGAGGTggcggctgcggctgcggcagTTGGCGAGGACGAAGCACCAGCGGGagatggaaatgaaaatgctgaCGATAATCCCACGGACAACAACGATGTGAATGATGCGCCCGATGGAGCCGACACCGACTcggacagcgacagcgacaccGATCAGCAGCAGCCTCCCAACAAATTCCTAGTGAACTATCCGGGTGAGGATTACTTTGTGCAACGACAGCCGCTGGGTCTGGCCAACCCTGGCCTGGGATATTCACCCTTCAACAGCTTCCCATCTGCATCCGGTTCTGCAATCCCCTCCTCAGCATCTCCAGGAGCGCCGTCGAGTTACTTTTAG
- the LOC132795765 gene encoding nose resistant to fluoxetine protein 6-like has protein sequence MVKSIVIILLLKLIAGLTLISAMQLKIPPMDQVEPREFLEMRKLQSLNLEFTQQFENITLKDLEIPSERIPSLQDLQCLADVGLWMNGISSASMWSIKMIDAWGSKPAGILSLNIIDLGNYEQCININQLIAANHVIKGKYCMAEIPFAKMLGIESNVMRSVSLKIGVCFPSSCSSSNIDTLLNRAIQSLLNVTHSGELINPDTCQTADREPFPGLTIFTIVLLSVFGALALLATLYDYFICQDQSQLPVLIKIFSIRASSRALFRTTNPKSNPNVIDCLHGMRCMSLLWVVFGHEYMFGMVQPNINQWSIVHWLQQPFQNLIVHAAFSVDTFFFLSGLLVIMIALRSMGKTKGKLSVPLMYLHRYLRLAPLVGVAILVYMQLLPLLVSGPLSNNGVDDFEKCERTWFWSLLFVQNYATTEICLGHTWYLGVDMQLYLLSPIFLFALYKWGKKAAIGIVILMILLLVWMFTLMMVKEYSVYYRNGFGPADSDRWLYHSTHLHATPWLVGAVFGFFLHVNRGKSFKLTPLMVWAGWLLSLAIIFACEFSLVGYDKFGGPKLTMLGDALYYTLTRLGWPLALCWVVFACMQGYGGMANSFLSCPLWQPLSKLSYSVYIWHILIQEMNVRRIQTHTYFSDYEMMLKFWSDFGFTVLVSYATYVTIEAPLGGLESLLLSRSKPSPVAKTVPEIIKVEKNPISIVNVDLEAAPIPMKITTGIEIETAADEASASAAAETNDPQMNPN, from the exons ATGGTCAAGTCCATTGTAATAATACTGCTCCTCAAACTAATCGCTGGGCTGACGCTCATCAGTGCCATGCAGCTGAAAATCCCACCGATGGACCAAGTGGAACCCAGGGAATTCCTCGAGATGCGAAAGCTACAATCGCTGAACCTTGAGTTCACACAACAATTCGAAAACATAACCCTCAAGGATCTGGAGATACCAAGCGAACGGATTCCCAGCCTACAGGACTTGCAGTGCCTGGCCGACGTAGGTCTTTGGATGAATGGCATTTCATCAGCCTCAATGTGGTCTATTAAGA TGATTGATGCCTGGGGATCGAAGCCTGCTGGTATCCTGAGCCTGAACATCATTGATTTGGGAAACTATGAGCAGTGCATCAACATAAACCAGCTGATTGCGGCCAACCATGTCATTAAGGGTAAATACTGCATGGCAGAAATTCCCTTTGCCAAAATGCTGGGCATCGAATCAAACGTCATGCGCAGCGTCAGCTTGAAGATTGGCGTTTGTTTCCCCTCCTCGTGTTCGTCCAGCAACATAGACACTCTGCTGAACCGGGCGATTCAGAGCTTGCTCAACGTCACCCACTCCGGGGAGCTGATCAACCCGGACACCTGCCAGACTGCGGATCGAGAACCTTTCCCTGGTCTTACTATATTCACAAT TGTGCTGTTGTCCGTCTTCGGGGCCCTCGCCTTGCTGGCCACCTTATACGATTACTTCATCTGTCAGGATCAAA GTCAACTGCCTGTCCTGATCAAGATCTTCTCGATACGCGCCTCATCTCGCGCTCTCTTCCGCACCACAAACCCCAAATCGAATCCCAATGTGATTGATTGTCTTCATGGCATGCGTTGCATGTCCCTCTTGTGGGTGGTCTTTGGTCATGAGTACATGTTCGGCATGGTGCAGCCCAATATTAACCAATGGAGCATTGTCCAT TGGCTTCAACAACCCTTCCAGAACTTGATAGTTCATGCCGCCTTTTCCGTGGATACATTCTTCTTCCTGAGTGGTCTTCTTGTGATTATGATTGCCCTGCGCTCCATGGGCAA AACTAAGGGAAAACTGAGTGTGCCGCTGATGTATCTGCATCGGTATTTGCGTCTGGCTCCCCTTGTGGGTGTGGCCATCTTGGTCTACATGcagttgttgcctttgctggTGAGCGGACCTCTTTCCAATAATGGCGTCGATGACTTTGAGAAATGCGAACGCACCTGGTTCTGGTCGCTGCTCTTCGTTCAAAACTATGCCACAACGGAGATT TGCTTGGGACATACTTGGTATCTAGGCGTAGACATGCAGCTCTACCTGTTGTCGCCCATCTTCCTGTTCGCACTCTACAAATGGGGCAAGAAGGCTGCCATTGGAATCGTAATACTGATGATCTTGCTGCTCGTCTGGATGTTTACCCTCATGATGGTCAAGGAGTATTCCGTGTACTACCGAAACGGTTTTGGGCCCGCTGACTCGGATCGTTGGCTCTACCATTCCACTCATCTGCATGCCACGCCCTGGCTGGTTGGTGCCGTATTTGGATTCTTTTTGCACGTGAATCGTGGCAAATCCTTCAAGCTGACCCCTCTCATGGTCTGGGCAGGCTGGTTGCTCAGCCTGGCGATCATATTCGCCTGTGAATTCTCGTTGGTGGGCTACGACAAGTTCGGAGGTCCCAAGCTCACCATGTTAGGTGATGCTCTCTACTACACGCTGACACGTCTTGGCTGGCCTCTGGCTCTCTGCTGGGTTGTCTTTGCCTGCATGCAAGGATACGGCGGAATGGCGAACAGTTTCCTCTCCTGCCCACTGTGGCAGCCGCTGTCGAAGCTCTCCTACTCCGTGTACATCTGGCACATTCTCATTCAGGAGATGAACGTGCGACGCATTCAAACGCACACTTATTTCTCCGACTACGAAATG ATGCTCAAGTTCTGGTCGGACTTTGGTTTCACCGTTCTCGTTTCCTATGCCACTTATGTCACTATTGAGGCGCCTCTTGGCGGCTTGGAAAGTCTTTTGCTATCCAGAAGCAAACCCAGTCCAGTTGCGAAGACAGTTCCTGAAATAATCAAAGTGGAGAAGAATCCTATATCCATAGTGAATGTTGATCTAGAGGCAGCCCCAATTCCAATGAAAATTACAACGGGGATTGAGATAGAGACTGCGGCTGATGAAGCCTCAGCAAGTGCTGCAGCTGAGACAAATGATCCACAAATGAATCCAAACTAA
- the LOC132796030 gene encoding nose resistant to fluoxetine protein 6: MEQGQGQRQGQVQGQGQGRLAIGKGKGTQGQQQGLLTLGVLLLLLVPAQTKGYSQQELLTWLQRSNFGYQVLQQAHNETVLSPSIDKSDVLCVAQVRLLLQAAETKSLPALKLLDAWGKFPHGLLYGHFSDMGNYDACLKLPEQMQQRSITQSKYCLAHIQFESLLPQAMETLSVQIGTCIPATCRATLLNRWLGEYLKELFEDAEAMPQTAMVVEENCSLEQSEPLTGLDWFAIALLVIIVLVVLLGTMCDYTQALNNKLLLAFSLRQNLRSLMQTTSRAAGSHVIPCLHGIRCLTIIWIIYGHDNMFMLLSPNVNNYEVVAWAQTPYSMILQSGTTSVDTFFLLSGTLLVMATLRELERQSGKLNIPLMYLHRIVRLTPVLAVAVLFFMTLFPRLDNGPLWQQFTSSSQLCSDTWWATILYVQNYAAAGRMCLGHSWYLAVDMQLFLLSPLLLWPLWRWRRRAAGSILLLIVLLFACVFCIVMFNDLKVFNRNGNLGEDSPQMRMIYYTTHARATPWLIGLLFGYFLHNEKGRRRQLPWWLVLLLWLVSITLMCLVIWIVYPFTQPNAEAITPLAGAFYICCSRIVWSVGLCWLIWACHSGLGGVINTLLSWSFWQPISKLSYCLYIWHLLIETINTARIRTSQHFSNYDAILRFWSDFGITILVAMFMFLFVETPFVRLEMQLLSSLRERQKSTAAPQAPNAATSTVNLSVITAPSSVSQQNLVEA, from the exons ATGGAGCAAGGACAAGGACAAAGACAGGGGCAAGTGCAAGGACAAGGTCAAGGACGTCTTGCAATTGGTAAGGGGAAAGGAACACAGGGACAACAGCAAGGACTGCTCACTCTAGGAGTGCTCCTCCTGTTGCTTGTCCCCGCTCAGACCAAAGGATACAGCCAGCAGGAGCTGCTCACCTGGCTGCAACGCAGTAACTTTGGCTATCAGGTGCTTCAGCAGGCGCACAACGAGACCGTGCTGTCACCCTCCATCGATAAGAGCGATGTCCTGTGTGTGGCCCAAGTACGGTTGCTGCTCCAGGCTGCCGAAACGAAATCGCTGCCTGCCCTGAAAC TGCTCGATGCGTGGGGAAAGTTCCCGCACGGTCTGCTCTATGGCCACTTCAGCGACATGGGCAACTACGATGCCTGCTTAAAGCTGCCGGAACAGATGCAACAAAGATCGATCACTCAGAGTAAATACTGCCTGGCGCACATTCAATTCGAGAGTCTGCTGCCTCAGGCCATGGAAACGTTGAGCGTTCAGATTGGCACCTGCATTCCGGCCACTTGCCGAGCAACGCTCCTGAATCGCTGGCTGGGCGAATACCTCAAGGAACTGTTCGAGGACGCAGAGGCGATGCCACAGACTGCGATGGTGGTGGAGGAGAATTGCAGCCTGGAACAGAGCGAACCTCTCACTGGACTCGACTGGTTTGCCAT TGCGTTGCTTGTGATCATCGTCCTGGTCGTGCTGCTGGGGACAATGTGTGACTACACTCAAG CTCTCAATAATAAGCTGCTATTAGCTTTCTCGCTGCGCCAGAACTTGCGATCCCTGATGCAGACAACGTCCAGGGCAGCTGGATCCCATGTGATTCCCTGCCTGCATGGCATACGCTGTCTGACCATCATCTGGATCATCTACGGCCACGACAACATGTTCATGCTGCTCTCACCAAATGTGAACAACTATGAGGTTGTTGCCTGGGCACAAACCCCATATTCGATGATTCTGCAGAGCGGAACAACGTCTGTGGATACCTTCTTCCTGCTGAGCGGCACGCTACTTGTGATGGCCACACTCCGTGAGCTAGAGCG TCAATCGGGCAAGCTGAACATCCCGTTGATGTATCTGCATCGCATTGTGCGTCTTACCCCAGTTCTCGCTGTCGCTGTGCTGTTCTTTATGACGCTTTTTCCTCGGCTGGACAACGGTCCGCTCTGGCAGCAATTCACCAGCTCCAGCCAACTCTGCAGTGACACCTGGTGGGCTACCATTCTCTACGTGCAGAACTATGCAGCCGCTGGTCGCATG TGCTTGGGTCACTCCTGGTACCTCGCAGTAGACATGCAGTTGTTCCTGCTCTCCCCATTGCTCCTTTGGCCACTTTGGCGCTGGCGCCGACGTGCTGCGGGAAGCATCCTGTTGCTTATTGTCCTGCTCTTTGCCTGTGTCTTCTGCATTGTAATGTTCAATGACCTGAAGGTGTTTAACCGCAACGG CAACCTGGGTGAAGACTCTCCACAGATGCGGATGATCTACTACACGACGCACGCTCGTGCTACGCCCTGGCTGATTGGTCTACTCTTCGGTTACTTTCTGCACAACGAGAAGGGCAGACGTCGTCAACTGCCCTGGTGGCTGGTGCTGCTTCTCTGGCTTGTCTCTATCACCCTCATGTGTCTCGTCATCTGGATTGTCTATCCGTTCACGCAACCAAATGCGGAGGCAATTACGCCCCTCGCTGGCGCCTTTTACATCTGCTGCAGTCGCATTGTGTGGTCCGTGGGTCTGTGCTGGCTTATCTGGGCGTGCCACAGCGGACTGGGAGGTGTGATCAATACGCTGCTCAGCTGGTCCTTCTGGCAGCCCATCTCGAAGCTCTCTTATTGCCTCTACATTTGGCATCTGCTCATCGAGACAATTAACACAGCTCGCATACGCACAAGTCAACACTTTTCCAACTACGATGCG ATCCTACGCTTCTGGTCGGACTTTGGAATCACCATTCTAGTGGCGATGtttatgtttctttttgtgGAAACACCTTTTGTGCGACTGGAAATGCAGTTGCTATCATCGCTACGTGAACGCCAAAAGTCAACTGCAGCGCCTCAGGCGCCAAATGCAGCCACGTCCACAGTTAATCTGAGTGTGATTACAGCGCCATCTAGCGTCTCGCAGCAAAACCTAGTCGAAGCCTAA